The following coding sequences lie in one Catharus ustulatus isolate bCatUst1 chromosome 5, bCatUst1.pri.v2, whole genome shotgun sequence genomic window:
- the LOC116996395 gene encoding coiled-coil domain-containing protein 81-like, with product MSRHIYRQLLKKRAVDIGVGSFAVVPVLASVAEDKVLPVERPMFILSKSLKMFYNLESDDTKIPDETPVVPPDVEEVAASTHFRHEIVEQCVQETLLCFAGALRDNREVEFSFKGIGILAVRNKVVSTTFLDGCLLELDTTGNMLKALLEDPKIMNLVAFPGQNDFSRISQDEVLSLPSLVVETPHQPLAPLVSLKPRRESAPWGGGSRRLSVLDPVFLARRRVSQASQQSMEVDLARDKETGQIGYLPVIPEKTQRKPKRPTSPAQQGLKVSASAPQPSELPLYSEKEERELQLLLASKRRELEAEVWRKYFGNRAITRHGQVGNSQEKELLPFCWIGWLWHGLCAVPARSSPLGAPSPARLPLWAKLRQEPRLLRQCLRRAPCAFADLLPLRVRGSLSPCPRPEEGLRRAAEGEGEIRAVGRAPALEENPGGVSEVEGGPAAGPPEERDGLSTGPGPASLSQAWGQWEPSCPATN from the exons ATGTCTCGGCACATCTACAGACAGCTCTTGAAGAAGAGG GCAGTGGATATTGGAGTTGGGAGCTTTGCAGTTGTGCCAGTGCTGGCCAGTGTGGCAGAGGACAAGGTTTTGCCTGTTGAGAGACCTATGTTCATTCTGAGCAAGTCTCTGAAGATGTTTTACAACCTTGAGAGTGACGACACCAAAATTCCTG ATGAGACACCTGTTGTTCCGCCAGACGTTGAGGAGGTCGCTGCAAGCACCCACTTTCGCCACGAAATCGTGGAGCAGTGCGTACAGGAGaccctgctttgctttgctgggGCCCTCCGAGACAACAGGGAGGTGGAATTCTCATTCAAGGGCATCGGTATCCTTGCTGTGCGGAACAAAGTGGTCAGCACGACCTTCTTGGATGGCTGCCTGCTGGAGCTAGATACAACAGGAAACATGCTGAAAGCCCTTCTCGAG gaccccaaaattatGAACCTTGTTGCCTTTCCGGGCCAAAACGATTTTAGTCGGATCAGTCAAGATGAGGTTCTCAGTCTGCCAAG CCTTGTGGTTGAGACCCCGCACCAGCCATTGGCCCCGCTGGTTTCCCTGAAACCCAGAAGAGAGTCGGCGCCGTGGGGAGGAGGTTCCCGCAGAT TAAGTGTGCTGGATCCCGTGTTCCTGGCTCGGCGCAGGGTTTCTCAGGCCAGTCAGCAGTCCATGGAAGTCGATCTGGCTAGAGACAAGGAAACTGGCCAAATCGG GTATCTTCCCGTAATCCCGGAGAAGACCCAGCGGAAGCCGAAGCGCCCCACATCTCCAGCTCAGCAGGGGCTGAAGGTCTCTGCAAGTGCTCCCCAGCCCTCAGAACTG CCCCTCTACAGCgagaaggaggagagagagctccagctgctgctggcgtCCAAGCGCCGTGAGCTGGAAGCAGAAGTGTGGCGCAAATACTTTGGTAACCGGGCGATCACCAGGCATGGGCAGGTAGGCAACTCCCAGGAAAAGGAGCTTTTGCCTTTCTGCTGGATAGGTTGGCTGTGGCatgggctctgtgctgtccctgccaggagcagccccctGGGAGCACCGAGCCCTGCAAGGCTCCCGCTTTGGGCGAAGCTGCGACAGGAGCCGCGGCTGCTGCGGCAGTGCCTGAGGAGAGCCCCGTGTGCCTTTGCAGACCTCCTGCCCCTTCGTGTTCGAGGATCCCTATCGCCCTGCCCACGTCCTGAGGAAGGCCTACGCCgagcagctgagggagagggggagatcAGAGCAGTCGGCAGAGCTCCAGCTCTTGAGGAAAATCCTGGAGGAGTAAGTGAGGTGGAAGGAGGGCCCGCAGCAGGGCCTCCAGAGGAGCGGGATGGCCTCAGCACAGGGCCAGGACCTGCCAGCCTGAGCCAGGCTTGGGGGCAGTGGgagccctcctgcccagccaccAACTGA